A DNA window from Hymenobacter aquaticus contains the following coding sequences:
- a CDS encoding 2-oxoglutarate dehydrogenase E1 component, which yields MDAYSYIANAHGDYIDQLYKAYQADPESVDFGWRKFFEGFDFSQQYPAEGEAQVVGSGVLSTSASTDGAGQIRAVDTISADKETQVSNLIHAYRSRGHLRAKTNPVRERKDRKARLDIADFGLGEADLDTTFKTGEVLGLGAGAKLRDIIAALEKIYTRSIGFEYMYIRDPQILDWFRAKVEKDSLAFNPGVEYKKRILKKLNEAVVFENFLHTKFLGQKRFSLEGGETTIPALDAIINKASELGVNEVMIGMAHRGRLNVLANIMGKTYEQIFSEFEGTAVPDLTMGDGDVKYHMGYSSEVDTEGGRKVNLKLAPNPSHLEAVNPVVEGFVRAKIEHQYGGDYHQILPILIHGDAALAGQGIGYELTQMSQLEGYKTGGTIHFVINNQVGFTTDFEDARSSIYSTDLAKIIDAPVLHVNGDDPEAVVFAVRLATEYRQQFHADIFIDMVCYRRHGHNESDEPKFTQPTLYNIISKHQNPREVYNATLVQRGDVDAELAAQMDKEFRDTLQARLDMVKQKPLPYNYQALENEWRSLRRSKPEDFEQSPETGISEEIVQKVGKALTTLPEGFRPLKQIEKLMEERKKMFFETRVLNWAAGELLAYGSLLSEKHIVRVSGQDVQRGTFSHRHAVLHDAETSAPYNSLNYIGEGQEKLSIYNSLLSEYAVLGFEFGYAMANPTALVIWEAQFGDFANGAQTMIDQFIVSSESKWQRMNGVVLQLPHGYEGQGPEHSNARPERFLQLAAENNIIVANMTTPANFFHALRRQLTWSFRKPLVVMSPKSMLRHPLCVSPVEEFTSGSFREVLGDTYADAKKVKRVLLCSGKVYFDLLEEQRTSGRTDVAIVRLEQLHPFPKKQLDAELAKYPKAKLYWVQEEPENMGYWNYLLRFMRRELEDVVARKPSASPATGYNKVHVKEQKDLVGRAFDKPKEAVADDNIKDTVEVAKKSD from the coding sequence ATGGACGCTTACTCTTACATCGCCAACGCCCATGGCGACTACATCGACCAGCTTTACAAAGCGTATCAAGCCGACCCTGAGTCGGTAGACTTTGGCTGGCGCAAATTCTTCGAAGGCTTCGACTTCTCCCAGCAGTATCCGGCTGAGGGTGAAGCGCAGGTGGTTGGCTCCGGCGTACTGAGTACCTCGGCCTCCACGGATGGTGCCGGCCAGATCCGGGCCGTCGACACCATCTCGGCCGACAAGGAAACCCAGGTCAGCAACCTGATCCACGCCTACCGCAGCCGCGGCCACCTGCGCGCCAAAACCAACCCGGTGCGGGAGCGCAAAGACCGCAAAGCCCGCCTCGACATTGCCGACTTCGGCCTCGGCGAAGCCGACCTGGACACGACGTTCAAGACCGGTGAAGTGCTGGGCCTGGGCGCCGGGGCCAAGCTGCGCGACATTATTGCCGCCCTGGAGAAAATCTATACCCGCAGCATCGGCTTCGAGTATATGTACATCCGCGACCCGCAGATTCTGGACTGGTTCCGGGCCAAGGTCGAGAAGGACTCGTTGGCCTTCAACCCCGGCGTGGAGTACAAGAAGCGCATCCTGAAGAAGCTCAACGAGGCCGTGGTCTTCGAGAACTTCCTGCATACTAAGTTCCTGGGGCAGAAGCGCTTCTCCCTGGAAGGCGGCGAAACCACCATTCCGGCCCTCGACGCCATTATCAACAAGGCTTCCGAGCTGGGCGTGAACGAGGTCATGATTGGCATGGCCCACCGCGGCCGCCTCAACGTGCTGGCCAACATCATGGGCAAAACCTACGAGCAGATCTTCTCAGAATTCGAGGGGACGGCCGTGCCGGACTTGACCATGGGCGACGGCGACGTGAAGTACCACATGGGCTACTCGTCGGAAGTTGACACTGAAGGGGGCCGCAAGGTGAACCTGAAGCTGGCGCCCAACCCGTCCCACCTCGAAGCGGTGAACCCCGTGGTGGAAGGCTTCGTGCGGGCCAAGATCGAGCACCAGTACGGCGGCGACTACCACCAGATTCTGCCCATCCTCATCCACGGCGACGCGGCTCTGGCCGGGCAGGGCATTGGCTACGAGCTGACGCAGATGTCGCAGCTGGAAGGCTACAAGACCGGCGGCACGATTCACTTCGTGATTAACAACCAGGTAGGTTTCACCACCGACTTCGAGGATGCCCGCTCGTCGATCTACAGCACCGACCTGGCCAAGATTATCGACGCGCCGGTGCTGCACGTGAACGGCGACGACCCCGAGGCCGTGGTGTTTGCCGTGCGCCTGGCCACCGAGTACCGCCAGCAGTTCCACGCCGATATCTTCATTGATATGGTGTGCTACCGCCGCCACGGCCACAACGAGTCGGATGAGCCCAAGTTCACCCAGCCCACGCTCTACAACATCATCAGCAAGCACCAGAATCCGCGCGAAGTGTATAACGCGACGCTGGTGCAGCGCGGCGACGTGGATGCCGAGCTGGCTGCCCAGATGGACAAGGAGTTCCGCGACACCCTGCAGGCCCGCCTGGACATGGTGAAGCAGAAGCCCTTGCCCTACAACTACCAGGCCCTGGAAAACGAGTGGCGCAGCCTGCGCCGCTCCAAGCCCGAGGACTTCGAACAGTCGCCCGAAACCGGCATCAGCGAGGAAATCGTGCAGAAAGTCGGCAAGGCCCTGACCACGCTGCCCGAAGGCTTCCGCCCCCTGAAGCAGATTGAAAAGCTGATGGAGGAGCGCAAAAAGATGTTCTTCGAGACGCGGGTGCTCAACTGGGCCGCCGGCGAATTGCTGGCCTACGGCTCGTTGCTCAGCGAAAAGCACATTGTGCGCGTGAGCGGGCAGGACGTGCAGCGCGGTACTTTCTCGCACCGCCACGCCGTACTGCACGACGCCGAAACCTCGGCGCCTTATAACTCGCTCAACTACATCGGCGAGGGCCAGGAAAAGCTGAGCATCTACAACTCGCTCTTGAGCGAGTACGCGGTGCTGGGCTTCGAATTCGGCTACGCCATGGCCAACCCCACGGCGCTGGTTATCTGGGAAGCCCAGTTCGGCGACTTCGCCAACGGCGCCCAGACCATGATTGACCAGTTCATCGTGTCGTCGGAAAGCAAGTGGCAGCGCATGAACGGCGTGGTGCTGCAGCTGCCCCACGGCTACGAAGGCCAGGGCCCGGAGCACTCCAACGCCCGCCCCGAGCGGTTTTTGCAGCTGGCGGCCGAGAATAACATCATCGTGGCCAACATGACCACGCCGGCCAACTTTTTCCACGCCCTGCGCCGGCAGCTGACCTGGAGCTTCCGCAAGCCCCTGGTGGTGATGTCGCCCAAGTCGATGCTGCGCCACCCGCTGTGCGTGTCGCCGGTGGAGGAATTCACCTCGGGCTCGTTCCGCGAAGTGCTCGGCGACACCTACGCCGACGCCAAGAAGGTGAAGCGCGTGCTGCTGTGCTCGGGCAAAGTCTACTTCGACCTGCTGGAAGAGCAGCGCACCTCGGGCCGCACCGACGTGGCCATCGTGCGTCTGGAGCAGCTGCACCCCTTCCCCAAAAAGCAGCTCGACGCCGAGCTGGCCAAGTACCCCAAGGCCAAGCTCTACTGGGTGCAGGAAGAGCCGGAAAACATGGGCTACTGGAACTACCTGCTGCGCTTCATGCGCCGCGAGCTGGAAGACGTGGTGGCCCGCAAGCCCTCGGCTTCGCCGGCTACCGGCTACAACAAGGTGCACGTCAAGGAGCAGAAAGACCTTGTGGGTCGCGCCTTCGACAAGCCCAAGGAAGCCGTGGCCGACGACAACATCAAAGACACGGTAGAAGTAGCCAAGAAATCTGACTAG
- the odhB gene encoding 2-oxoglutarate dehydrogenase complex dihydrolipoyllysine-residue succinyltransferase encodes MGLEIKIPAVGESITEVTIAKWLKQDGDTVKRDEVIAELESDKATFELPAETDGVLKIQVAEGETIGIGTTIASIDGAGGAAPAAAPAAQPQAAAASAAPAADPVTQGEQNPQASNQSGYGGSQAGSADTPTAAAPSAAAPAAGGGATVEMKIPAVGESITEVTVAKWLKPDGAQVQRDEVIAELESDKATFELPAEGAGTLRHAVKEGETIGIGATIARIEGGSGAASAAPAPAPTAAQAAPAAAAPASASTGSYATGTPSPAAGKILGEKGISAADVQGSGRDGRITKEDALNAQARPAAPAPAAAPAAAPAAKPAAPAAAPAASGNRNQRKERMSNLRKTVARRLVSVKNETAMLTTFNEVNMQPIMDLRNKFKDKFKEKNGVGLGFMSFFTKAVCVALKEWPAVNAQIDGDSIVYNDFCDISIAVSAPKGLVVPVIRNAEELSFEGIEKEVVRLAGLARDNKLTIEQMTGGTFTITNGGVFGSMMSTPIINAPQSAILGMHNIIQRPVAENGQVVIRPMMYLALSYDHRIIDGRESVSFLVRVKELLEDPTRLLLGV; translated from the coding sequence ATGGGTCTGGAAATTAAAATACCCGCCGTCGGCGAATCCATTACCGAAGTAACCATTGCCAAATGGCTCAAGCAGGACGGCGACACGGTAAAGCGCGACGAAGTCATTGCCGAGCTCGAGTCCGATAAAGCCACGTTTGAGCTGCCCGCCGAAACCGACGGCGTCCTCAAAATCCAGGTGGCCGAGGGCGAAACCATCGGCATCGGCACCACCATTGCCAGCATCGACGGTGCCGGTGGCGCGGCTCCGGCGGCGGCCCCCGCCGCCCAGCCCCAGGCGGCCGCCGCCTCCGCCGCTCCCGCCGCCGACCCTGTAACTCAGGGTGAGCAAAATCCCCAGGCCAGCAACCAGTCGGGCTACGGTGGCTCCCAGGCCGGCTCGGCCGACACGCCAACGGCCGCCGCTCCCTCAGCGGCAGCTCCGGCCGCTGGTGGCGGCGCTACCGTCGAAATGAAGATTCCGGCCGTGGGCGAGTCGATTACGGAAGTAACGGTGGCCAAATGGCTCAAGCCCGACGGAGCCCAGGTGCAGCGCGACGAAGTTATTGCCGAGCTCGAATCGGACAAGGCGACGTTTGAGCTACCCGCTGAAGGCGCCGGCACGTTGCGCCACGCGGTGAAGGAAGGCGAAACCATCGGTATCGGCGCTACTATTGCCCGCATCGAAGGTGGCAGCGGCGCGGCCAGTGCCGCCCCGGCTCCGGCTCCCACTGCTGCGCAGGCTGCTCCGGCCGCCGCGGCTCCGGCTTCGGCCAGCACGGGCAGCTACGCTACCGGCACGCCCTCGCCGGCCGCCGGTAAGATTCTGGGGGAGAAAGGCATTTCGGCCGCCGACGTGCAGGGCTCCGGCCGGGATGGTCGGATCACCAAGGAAGACGCCCTGAACGCCCAGGCTCGTCCGGCCGCGCCGGCGCCGGCTGCCGCCCCGGCCGCTGCTCCGGCCGCCAAGCCTGCTGCCCCCGCGGCGGCTCCGGCTGCTTCCGGCAACCGCAACCAGCGCAAGGAGCGCATGAGCAACCTGCGCAAGACCGTGGCCCGCCGTCTGGTGTCGGTGAAAAATGAAACGGCCATGCTCACCACCTTCAACGAGGTGAACATGCAGCCCATCATGGACCTGCGCAACAAGTTCAAGGACAAGTTCAAGGAGAAAAACGGCGTGGGCCTGGGCTTCATGTCGTTCTTCACCAAAGCCGTGTGCGTGGCCCTGAAAGAGTGGCCCGCCGTGAATGCCCAAATCGACGGGGACAGCATCGTTTACAACGACTTCTGCGACATCAGCATCGCCGTATCGGCCCCCAAGGGTCTGGTCGTGCCCGTGATTCGCAACGCCGAGGAACTCTCCTTCGAGGGCATCGAGAAGGAAGTGGTGCGCCTGGCTGGCCTGGCCCGCGACAACAAGCTGACCATCGAGCAGATGACCGGCGGCACGTTCACCATTACCAACGGCGGCGTCTTCGGCTCGATGATGAGCACCCCGATTATCAACGCGCCGCAGTCGGCCATTCTGGGCATGCACAACATCATCCAGCGCCCCGTGGCCGAAAACGGCCAAGTGGTGATTCGGCCCATGATGTACCTGGCCCTGAGCTACGACCACCGCATCATCGACGGCCGCGAGTCGGTGTCGTTCCTGGTGCGCGTGAAAGAGCTGCTCGAGGACCCGACGCGCCTGCTACTGGGCGTGTAA
- the proC gene encoding pyrroline-5-carboxylate reductase yields MENTTKITILGSGNIGISLAKGLVKAGMAAPESITLTRRNAAALAPLAQAGYQTTADNLAAVAQADIVVLAVLPQQLNKLLDSISSAISPERHLFISVISGVSCQDIRAQVGAPVRVVRAMPNTAIGIGQSMTCIASDQELDDDLALVEKLFDTVGMTVRINEELMTSATALCACGVAFFLRAIRAASQGGTEIGFHAHDALKMAAQTAKGAADLLLQLASHPEQEIDKVTSPKGCTIAGLNEMEHHGFSSALIKGIKLSADKAGKLYKED; encoded by the coding sequence ATGGAAAACACGACGAAGATTACCATTCTGGGCAGTGGCAACATTGGAATTTCGCTGGCCAAAGGCCTGGTTAAAGCGGGCATGGCAGCCCCCGAAAGCATAACCCTGACCCGGCGCAACGCCGCCGCCCTGGCCCCGCTGGCCCAGGCCGGCTACCAGACCACGGCCGATAACTTGGCCGCCGTGGCCCAGGCCGACATCGTGGTGCTGGCCGTGCTGCCCCAGCAGCTCAACAAGCTGCTCGACAGCATCAGCAGCGCCATCAGCCCCGAGCGGCACCTGTTCATTTCGGTGATTTCCGGGGTTAGCTGCCAGGATATCCGCGCCCAGGTGGGCGCGCCGGTGCGCGTGGTGCGGGCCATGCCCAACACGGCCATCGGCATCGGGCAGTCGATGACCTGCATAGCCAGTGACCAGGAACTCGACGACGACCTGGCCCTGGTGGAAAAGCTGTTCGACACGGTGGGCATGACGGTGCGTATCAACGAGGAGCTGATGACCTCGGCTACGGCCCTCTGCGCCTGCGGCGTGGCCTTTTTCCTGCGGGCTATCCGGGCCGCTTCCCAGGGCGGCACCGAAATTGGCTTTCACGCCCACGACGCGCTGAAGATGGCGGCCCAGACGGCCAAGGGTGCCGCCGACCTGCTGCTCCAGCTGGCCTCGCACCCCGAGCAGGAAATCGACAAGGTGACTTCGCCTAAGGGCTGCACCATTGCCGGGCTCAACGAAATGGAGCACCACGGCTTCAGCTCCGCCCTGATCAAGGGCATCAAGCTTTCGGCCGACAAAGCCGGCAAGCTGTACAAGGAAGACTGA
- a CDS encoding Crp/Fnr family transcriptional regulator: protein MKHLLQTIKNFTAPSCPTCPQATKGALGACHIGQLGLLSESKTSQVYSKGQVIYAEGGVCQGLHCLYQGKVKITKVGGDGKEQIIRLAKAGDLIGICALWGETNYRTSAVALDDCRVCLLPRQDVLALVQSNTQFAGALLKHLSLALNSSDQLALNMAYKPVRERLADALLLLRQTYQEPDTTDFSMAISRDDLASLVGTAKETASRLLSEFKEDGIVAAKGSHITILAPEKLVEISMQYA, encoded by the coding sequence ATGAAACATCTTCTACAGACGATTAAAAATTTCACCGCGCCTTCCTGCCCCACCTGCCCCCAGGCTACCAAGGGCGCGCTGGGCGCTTGCCACATCGGGCAGTTAGGCCTTTTGTCGGAGAGCAAGACCAGCCAGGTATACAGCAAGGGGCAGGTGATTTACGCCGAGGGTGGGGTCTGCCAGGGTCTGCATTGCCTTTACCAGGGCAAGGTGAAAATCACCAAGGTCGGCGGCGACGGGAAAGAGCAGATTATTCGGTTGGCCAAAGCAGGAGACCTGATCGGTATCTGCGCGCTGTGGGGCGAAACCAACTACCGCACCTCGGCCGTAGCCCTCGACGACTGTAGGGTGTGCCTGTTGCCCCGGCAGGATGTGCTGGCCCTGGTACAAAGCAATACGCAGTTTGCCGGCGCCTTGCTCAAGCACCTGTCGCTGGCCCTGAACTCATCGGACCAACTGGCCCTGAACATGGCCTACAAACCCGTGCGCGAGCGGCTGGCCGATGCGCTGCTGCTACTGCGGCAAACGTATCAGGAACCCGACACCACGGACTTCAGCATGGCTATTTCCCGCGACGACCTGGCTTCCCTGGTCGGGACGGCCAAGGAAACGGCCAGCCGGCTGCTGTCAGAATTCAAGGAAGACGGTATCGTAGCGGCCAAGGGCAGCCACATCACGATTCTGGCCCCGGAAAAGCTGGTCGAAATCAGCATGCAGTACGCGTAA
- a CDS encoding carboxypeptidase-like regulatory domain-containing protein produces MKLTASPFDPQTGELLPVYRDAYLRGDLAHAHTRSVDAYLKTNGHSADDTLRRFYEMKQQGEQVRPVGWVQRQFELIRTEPKRFRQRAVAMVVGGALLGGAVFAGTILPHEPIEETVVLLPATEAAEASSALLTMTVRGRILDENGKPLVGATVLQKGTFRGVSTNADGTYALRVPVGQSTLVYGYGGYTNDEVQINGSSTQNVTLLPRDKAEQKALKKGRHWWSFVSR; encoded by the coding sequence ATGAAACTGACTGCTTCTCCCTTCGATCCGCAGACCGGTGAGCTGCTACCCGTGTACCGGGATGCTTACCTGCGCGGCGACCTGGCCCACGCCCACACCCGGTCCGTGGATGCCTATCTGAAAACCAACGGCCACAGCGCCGACGACACCCTGCGCCGCTTTTACGAAATGAAGCAGCAGGGCGAGCAGGTGCGCCCCGTGGGCTGGGTCCAACGGCAGTTCGAGCTGATCCGGACCGAGCCCAAGCGGTTCCGACAGCGGGCCGTCGCAATGGTGGTCGGTGGGGCCCTGCTCGGCGGGGCCGTATTTGCCGGCACCATTCTGCCGCACGAGCCCATCGAGGAAACCGTCGTGCTGCTGCCCGCCACCGAAGCCGCCGAGGCATCCAGCGCCCTGCTCACGATGACCGTGCGCGGCCGGATTCTGGACGAGAACGGCAAGCCCCTGGTGGGCGCCACGGTGCTGCAGAAAGGCACGTTCCGGGGTGTGAGCACCAATGCCGACGGCACCTACGCCCTGCGCGTGCCCGTGGGCCAGAGCACCCTCGTGTACGGCTACGGCGGGTATACCAACGACGAAGTACAAATCAACGGCAGCAGCACCCAGAACGTGACGCTGCTGCCCCGCGACAAAGCCGAGCAGAAAGCCCTGAAAAAAGGGCGGCACTGGTGGTCTTTTGTAAGCCGGTAA
- a CDS encoding group III truncated hemoglobin, translating into MKTSATLPDIRTEGDIKTLVDTLCSKATNDTLLGARFGAAARIHWPHYLTTQYRYWSSTLLGQGTQEGEPLPEQLALPTSGPHIEHWVKLFSSAVEECFSGTKAEEAKNLARQMATRLSLTRSRELPVD; encoded by the coding sequence ATGAAAACTTCTGCTACTCTCCCCGACATCAGAACCGAAGGTGACATCAAAACTTTGGTGGATACCCTCTGCTCTAAAGCCACCAACGACACGCTGTTAGGAGCCCGTTTTGGGGCGGCGGCCCGCATTCACTGGCCCCACTACCTCACCACCCAATACCGCTACTGGAGCAGCACCCTGCTGGGCCAGGGCACGCAGGAAGGTGAGCCCCTGCCCGAGCAGCTGGCCCTTCCCACCAGCGGCCCCCACATCGAGCATTGGGTTAAGCTGTTTTCCTCGGCCGTGGAAGAGTGCTTCTCGGGCACCAAAGCCGAAGAAGCCAAAAACCTGGCCCGCCAGATGGCCACCCGCCTCAGCCTGACCCGCTCCCGCGAGCTGCCCGTCGACTAA
- a CDS encoding EamA family transporter translates to MSAPAPTTPSRAAILGAFAIVYLVWGSTYLGIRFAIDSIPPLLMAGSRYLLAGLLLYAFMRLRGEAAPTRQGWATAVIIGICLLTFGNGGVTLGEQYIPSGMTSLLVATVPMFLALLGWLSGVAARPTPLVTVGLVLGLTGVYLLARTPGASHVALPGHEAIGIGLVLVAALVWAIGSLYSKKKQAASSPFLAGGMQMICGGLAMLVLGLVRGEAQGFELAAVTSKSWLAYAYLVTLGSIVAFSAYIWLLRAVEPALAGTYAFVNPVVAVLLGWAFAGEQLTVGMLGGAALIVAAVVLVILGGRRS, encoded by the coding sequence ATGTCTGCTCCTGCTCCTACTACGCCTTCCCGCGCCGCCATTCTGGGGGCCTTTGCCATCGTCTACCTCGTCTGGGGCTCTACCTACCTGGGCATCCGCTTCGCCATCGACAGTATTCCGCCCCTGCTCATGGCCGGCTCGCGCTACCTGCTGGCGGGCCTGCTGCTCTACGCGTTTATGCGGCTGCGGGGCGAGGCGGCCCCCACCCGGCAGGGCTGGGCGACGGCCGTCATCATCGGCATCTGCCTGCTCACCTTCGGCAACGGCGGCGTGACGTTGGGCGAGCAGTACATTCCCTCGGGCATGACGTCGTTGCTCGTGGCCACGGTACCTATGTTCCTGGCGCTGCTGGGCTGGCTGAGCGGGGTGGCCGCCCGGCCTACGCCCCTGGTTACGGTGGGCTTGGTACTCGGGCTAACGGGCGTCTACCTGCTGGCCCGCACGCCCGGGGCGAGTCACGTGGCCCTGCCCGGCCACGAGGCCATTGGCATTGGCTTGGTATTGGTGGCGGCCCTGGTGTGGGCCATCGGCTCGTTGTATTCCAAGAAAAAGCAGGCGGCCTCCTCCCCTTTCCTGGCCGGCGGCATGCAGATGATCTGCGGCGGGCTGGCCATGCTGGTGCTCGGGCTGGTGCGCGGCGAGGCCCAGGGCTTCGAGCTGGCGGCCGTTACCTCCAAGTCGTGGCTAGCGTACGCGTACCTGGTTACACTGGGCTCCATCGTGGCTTTTTCGGCCTACATCTGGCTGCTGCGGGCCGTCGAGCCGGCGCTGGCCGGCACCTATGCGTTTGTCAACCCGGTGGTGGCCGTGCTGCTGGGCTGGGCCTTCGCCGGCGAGCAGCTCACGGTCGGCATGCTGGGCGGGGCCGCCCTGATTGTGGCGGCCGTGGTGCTGGTGATACTGGGTGGGCGACGCTCGTAA
- a CDS encoding M1 family metallopeptidase has protein sequence MLRTLFFLAAFCGLSRATSAQLLQAKPGPTRADSLRGTLTPLRTCYDINYYHLDVKLNIDDRSLSGSNLFRFTATQDFTRLQFDLFANLTVEKVVYRGQSLPFTREANAVFVTFAQPIKAGSRDEFTVFYSGKPRVAERAPWDGGLVFTKDSNGKPWVATAVQGLGASAFWPNKDHQADEVDSMLISVTVPQGLTDVSNGRLRKTTRLKGGLTRFDWAVRNPINNYDVALNVGDYTKFTDSYAGEKGPLSLEYWVLKENLAKAKTHFAANVKPMLKSLEYWFGPYPFYEDGYKLVDAPHLGMEHQSAVAYGNKYQNGYLGHDRSATGWGLKWDFIIVHESGHEWFGNNITSQDIADMWIHESFTTYSEALFTESQFGKPAGQEYLHGQRRNIQNDGPIIGPYGVNQEGSGDMYDKGSNLLNMVRTIIDDDQKWRQILRGLGQQFYHQTVTTEQVVGYLDQQSGRNLTKVFDQYLRYPGIPTLEIRQEEGKVLVRWVADVPDFDMPVRVRLKGGQYGFIQPGPRFQEIGLPGATKDNLEVDTFNYYIGVLVD, from the coding sequence ATGCTCCGAACCCTGTTTTTTCTGGCGGCCTTCTGCGGCCTGAGCCGCGCCACTTCGGCCCAGCTGCTGCAAGCCAAGCCCGGCCCCACCCGCGCCGACTCACTGCGCGGCACGCTCACGCCCCTGCGCACCTGCTACGACATCAACTACTACCACCTCGACGTCAAGCTCAACATCGACGACCGTAGCCTGAGCGGCTCCAACCTGTTCCGCTTCACCGCCACCCAGGATTTCACCCGTCTGCAGTTCGATTTGTTTGCCAACCTGACGGTGGAAAAAGTGGTGTACCGAGGCCAGAGCCTGCCTTTCACCCGCGAAGCCAATGCCGTGTTCGTCACCTTTGCCCAGCCCATCAAAGCTGGCAGCCGCGACGAATTCACGGTGTTTTACTCGGGCAAGCCCCGGGTGGCCGAGCGCGCCCCCTGGGATGGGGGCCTGGTCTTCACCAAGGACAGCAACGGCAAGCCCTGGGTGGCCACGGCCGTGCAGGGCCTGGGCGCCAGCGCCTTCTGGCCCAACAAAGACCACCAGGCCGATGAGGTCGACAGCATGCTGATCAGCGTGACGGTGCCCCAGGGGCTGACCGACGTGTCGAACGGGCGGCTGCGCAAAACCACCAGGCTCAAGGGCGGCCTGACGCGCTTCGACTGGGCCGTGCGCAACCCCATTAATAACTACGACGTGGCCCTGAACGTGGGCGACTACACCAAATTCACCGATTCCTACGCCGGCGAAAAGGGCCCGCTCAGCCTGGAGTACTGGGTGCTGAAGGAAAACCTGGCCAAGGCCAAAACGCACTTTGCGGCCAACGTGAAGCCCATGCTCAAGTCCCTGGAATACTGGTTTGGTCCTTATCCGTTTTATGAGGACGGCTACAAGCTGGTGGACGCGCCCCACCTGGGCATGGAGCACCAGAGCGCCGTGGCCTACGGCAACAAGTACCAGAACGGCTACCTGGGCCACGACCGCTCGGCCACGGGCTGGGGGCTGAAGTGGGACTTTATCATCGTCCACGAAAGTGGGCATGAGTGGTTCGGCAACAACATCACCAGCCAGGACATTGCCGACATGTGGATTCACGAGTCGTTTACCACCTACTCCGAGGCCCTGTTCACCGAAAGCCAGTTTGGCAAGCCCGCCGGCCAGGAGTACCTGCACGGGCAGCGGCGCAACATTCAGAACGACGGCCCCATCATCGGGCCCTACGGCGTGAACCAGGAAGGCTCGGGCGACATGTACGACAAGGGCTCCAACCTGCTCAACATGGTGCGCACCATCATCGACGACGACCAGAAGTGGCGGCAAATCCTGCGCGGCCTGGGCCAGCAGTTCTACCACCAGACCGTCACGACCGAGCAAGTCGTGGGCTACCTCGACCAGCAGAGCGGCCGGAACCTGACCAAGGTGTTCGACCAGTACCTGCGCTACCCCGGCATCCCGACCCTGGAAATCCGGCAGGAGGAAGGCAAGGTGCTGGTGCGCTGGGTGGCCGACGTGCCCGACTTCGACATGCCGGTGCGGGTGCGCCTCAAGGGCGGGCAGTACGGCTTCATCCAGCCCGGCCCCCGCTTCCAGGAAATCGGCCTGCCCGGTGCTACCAAAGACAACCTCGAAGTCGACACGTTCAACTACTACATCGGCGTGCTGGTGGACTAA